The sequence TACCTGTTGGTTGATCACATTATCTTCAGCAACAAGAATGTTAATTGTTTTACCTTTTTTTATTTCTTTGGAATTATAAGAGATTTTGACATTGGGGCAAAGTGCAAGCAGCAGCTTTTCAATCCCTGATGGATCGAGAGGTTTATTAATATAGGTATCCACACCCAGTTTTCTGCTTTTTATAAAATTACCATCCTTATGATTAAGACTGACGATCCAGAGGGTTAATTTTTCAGAAATATTTTTATCATGCAGTTCTTTTGCAATTTTGAAGCCGTCACAGGAAGCGGTATCGTATAAGATAACCAAATGATATGCGGGAAGTTTCGAATTTTTACTGTTAAGAATCATTTTAATACTTTGTTCGGGTTTTGAACAAAGTTCTACATCTACGCCCAGATTATCGAGGGCATCAAGCAGTAAGTCTTCATTTTTATTATCATTACTGACAACCAGGGTTTGTAATTCATCAAAGTCCTCTATTTCTGAAAGATCAATATTTTTCTCCAATTTATTATCGGCAAAGGCAGAAATGGTAAAAGTAACGGATAAACCTTGTTCGTCCCGGCGGTTATCCGGAGAGGAGGGACTTTGTGCGATCAATTCCCCGCCCATCATTTGTACCAGCCGTTTGACGATATAAATTCCTGTTCCCTTGTCTTTTATACGGCTATTGACAACTTTTGCAGAGCCTATCCCTGCTCCAAAAACAGCATCGACCTGTTCCTGAGACATCCCTTTCCCATTATCCGAAACGGAAAATTCAAGTATCAGGTTATTTTCTGTTTGTTTGGCTAAATTGGCCTGTACTACAATCCTGCCTTTCGTGGTAAATTTTATAGCATTGTCAATCAGGTAGGTCAATATTTGCTTTAAGCGTAGCGGATCTCCGATAATACGGTCAGGAATATCTTCTGAAATCCCATAGTCCAATTTCAGATCCCTTTTCTGGATGAAAGGCTGGAACTGAGTAATTGCAGTACTGACAACATCCTGCAAGTTATATGAAGTTTCTTCAAGTGATATTTTGCCTGCCACCAGGTTTAGAAAATTGAGTATATCTTTTACTGTAACCGATAAAAATGAAGCTGATTTTCTGATATCTTGGATGGCTGCCTGTTGTTCGTCATTTAAGGAGGAATTCAGCAAAATGTCCGACATTCCTACTATTCCATCTGAATTAGCGCTGATTTCGTGATTGATCTTTTCGAGGAGGTCGGTATTTAAAAAGTTGACTTTATCCCCTGAAAAAGAATTCAATACAGAAGTAAGGTTGACAAATATTTTTAGAGACAGGTTTTCGCCGTTGACCGGCAAGATGTTTTCTTTTTTCAACACCACAATCTCTTTATCATTATCCAGAAATGAAAAAACCTGATTATTCAGCCGTTTTTCAAATCCCGGGCATTCGGATATATTTTTAAATGCAGCCGATAAATCCTTTCCCCTGAGGGCCTGTTGGTTTGGGACCATGAATAGTCTTACTGCCTTTTCGTTCATGATCTTTATTTTTTTTCTGCTATCTAGCAGCATGGCGGCAAAAGGAATAGATTCAAGTATATTTTGGAGCTGACCATTGGTAAAATAGGGTTTGTTCCTTTTTTTGTATATAAACAGAAGGGATAAGGATAGGAAAACCAAAAGTCCGAAAAGTAACCAGAGCAATTGTAAACCGGAGAAGTATGAATTTTTTTGTGAAAAGATTAGTCCAATGGTTTGTTTAAAACATTTCATCGGGTAATATACAGAAATACAATGAAAATCTTTTTTTTCTATGCTGATTGTATGCCGTATTGTTTTGATATCTGACGAGGAGGAAATATCCTGAAGTATTTTCTTCAGACCTTCAATTTCAATACTTTTACCTTCCAGGTTACCTGAAATAAACTGGCCATTTTTATTAATCACCCATTGCCATTTTTTATTTTTGATATAATAACCAGTGAACAGGTTGTTGAAGTAGGTGTCAAGGCATAGGGTTACCGATAGATTCCCACATATTTTGTTCCCGGCCATCAGGGGGACAGTGTAAATATATTCCCCCTTGTTAAAATAGAAGGTATCCCGGGTTGCTGTTCCTATCCCGTCCCTGGAAATGAAGTTATCTTCTATAAAATTCTTGTTTTTGTCTCTTGATATATTAAAAGCATTGTTATCCTTGTCTAAAATTGAAAGGGAAGAAATCAGGTTTTGGTATTTGGAATAGAAGATTTCAAGGTCTTTAATTTGAGCTTTAGGCAGGCTGTTTGCTTCAAGATCCGTTTTTGAAAAGGGTAGCGCTTCTTTTTTTAAGTTGTCTGAAAAATCTTCAAGTTCCCCGTTGATATGGTTCCCTAAGGTGGCAATTTCCTGGTTTGATAATTGTATGGTATTCTTGTTAAGTTGATGAATAACAATTATTGAAATAATTATATCGATAACTATGAAGAGAATAGAAGCAGAAATAAGAAAATGTTCAGTCTTTTTCATAGAATACAGGTTATTGAAACAAATTGGTCTTATACGGTCTACATTTTACGACAGTTTATTAAAATAGTTTGTGTAAAACAAAGTAAATGTGCAGGAAATGGTATATGTACGTCATCATAATCAATGATTTGGTCATTAAAAATGCAACGTTAAAACCTATATTTATTCTCTTCTTCAAAAAAAAGGCTAAGATAACTTCTGTAGCGGCTTGGGCTGATGATTCCTTTTTCCATGGCTTCTTTCACAGCACAGCCTGGTTCGTGGGTATGCGTGCAGTTGTAATACTGGCAGGCTTCAGAAAGTTTAAAAAATTCAGGGAAATAATGATAAAGTTCTTCTTTTTTCAGGTCAATAACGCCAAATCCTTTAATTCCAGGGGTATCGATAATATAACCTCCTTCAGTCAATTCGAACATTTCGGAATAGGTGGTGGTATGTTTCCCTGAAAGATGGGCCTCTGAAATTTCCGCAACTTTAAGATGAAGGTCAGGATCTACGGCATTAATTAACGAGCTTTTTCCTACACCCGAATTCCCTGCCAGCAGGGATATTTTATTCAGGAGCAAATCATGGACCCTATCAACGTTTATATTTTCAGTCACGGATAATTCATAGCAGGGGTAGCCAATATTTTCATAGATGAGCTTGAGCGCCTTGTGATATTCCTTCAGTTCTTCGGAATAAAGGTCTATTTTGTTGAAAATTAATTTTACGGGAATATTGTAGGCTTCGGCAGTAACCAGGAATCTGTCAATGAACTCGATGTTCGTTTCGGGACAGGTAAGGGTGACGATTAGCAAGGCCTGATCAATATTGGCGGCAATTATCTGGGCCTGTTTCGACA comes from Bacteroidota bacterium and encodes:
- a CDS encoding response regulator; translated protein: MKKTEHFLISASILFIVIDIIISIIVIHQLNKNTIQLSNQEIATLGNHINGELEDFSDNLKKEALPFSKTDLEANSLPKAQIKDLEIFYSKYQNLISSLSILDKDNNAFNISRDKNKNFIEDNFISRDGIGTATRDTFYFNKGEYIYTVPLMAGNKICGNLSVTLCLDTYFNNLFTGYYIKNKKWQWVINKNGQFISGNLEGKSIEIEGLKKILQDISSSSDIKTIRHTISIEKKDFHCISVYYPMKCFKQTIGLIFSQKNSYFSGLQLLWLLFGLLVFLSLSLLFIYKKRNKPYFTNGQLQNILESIPFAAMLLDSRKKIKIMNEKAVRLFMVPNQQALRGKDLSAAFKNISECPGFEKRLNNQVFSFLDNDKEIVVLKKENILPVNGENLSLKIFVNLTSVLNSFSGDKVNFLNTDLLEKINHEISANSDGIVGMSDILLNSSLNDEQQAAIQDIRKSASFLSVTVKDILNFLNLVAGKISLEETSYNLQDVVSTAITQFQPFIQKRDLKLDYGISEDIPDRIIGDPLRLKQILTYLIDNAIKFTTKGRIVVQANLAKQTENNLILEFSVSDNGKGMSQEQVDAVFGAGIGSAKVVNSRIKDKGTGIYIVKRLVQMMGGELIAQSPSSPDNRRDEQGLSVTFTISAFADNKLEKNIDLSEIEDFDELQTLVVSNDNKNEDLLLDALDNLGVDVELCSKPEQSIKMILNSKNSKLPAYHLVILYDTASCDGFKIAKELHDKNISEKLTLWIVSLNHKDGNFIKSRKLGVDTYINKPLDPSGIEKLLLALCPNVKISYNSKEIKKGKTINILVAEDNVINQQVAKSIFNSLGYPVTIVRNGDELITKSKSTDFDIIFMNLMMPGKDGFQATKELRKMGMKSPIIAMTAQANPEDQKAAFAAGINDFISKPVKNEVILSLMDKYFPKS
- the rsgA gene encoding ribosome small subunit-dependent GTPase A, which encodes MSKGLVIKSTGSWIEVKDDETKQIIPCKIKGKFRIKGIKNTNPVTVGDRVGFEYSPSEKSGIINEIEERKNYIIRRSSNLSKQAQIIAANIDQALLIVTLTCPETNIEFIDRFLVTAEAYNIPVKLIFNKIDLYSEELKEYHKALKLIYENIGYPCYELSVTENINVDRVHDLLLNKISLLAGNSGVGKSSLINAVDPDLHLKVAEISEAHLSGKHTTTYSEMFELTEGGYIIDTPGIKGFGVIDLKKEELYHYFPEFFKLSEACQYYNCTHTHEPGCAVKEAMEKGIISPSRYRSYLSLFFEEENKYRF